A region of Streptomyces sp. WMMC500 DNA encodes the following proteins:
- a CDS encoding RNA polymerase-binding protein RbpA, giving the protein MSERALRGTRLVVTSYETDRGIDLAPRQAVEYACQNGHRFEMPFSVEAEIPPEWECKTCGAQALLVDGEGPEEKKVKPARTHWDMLMERRTRDELEEVLAERLAVLRSGAMNIAVHPRDSRKSA; this is encoded by the coding sequence ATGAGTGAGCGAGCTCTACGCGGCACGCGACTCGTGGTGACCAGCTACGAGACGGACCGCGGCATCGACCTGGCCCCGCGCCAGGCGGTGGAGTACGCATGCCAGAACGGCCATCGGTTCGAGATGCCGTTCTCGGTCGAAGCGGAGATCCCGCCGGAGTGGGAGTGCAAGACGTGCGGCGCGCAGGCGCTGCTCGTCGACGGCGAGGGACCCGAGGAGAAGAAGGTCAAGCCTGCCCGGACGCACTGGGACATGCTCATGGAGCGGCGCACCCGCGACGAGCTCGAAGAGGTCCTGGCCGAGCGGCTCGCGGTGCTGCGCTCCGGCGCGATGAACATCGCCGTGCATCCGCGCGACAGCCGCAAGTCGGCCTGA
- the fxsA gene encoding FxsA family membrane protein translates to MSDRIPQPYEDPAGSDDRGAGPGSGRRAGPGEGRGRRPRRRRSLARTLAPLGVAAWALLELWLLIVIGSEIGVLGVFAVLVGGLILGSVVIKRAGRRAWRSLAEQVQRQQSGAAPDPEADRGRGSGNGLTMLAGLLIMVPGLVTDAAGLLLLLPPVRGLVRRRLTRMIERSAAGQDLGQAYTQARIHRPDGKVVQGEVIREDDEDRPPGR, encoded by the coding sequence ATGAGCGATCGCATTCCGCAGCCGTACGAGGACCCGGCAGGCTCCGACGACCGGGGCGCGGGCCCGGGCTCCGGCCGCCGCGCAGGCCCCGGCGAGGGCCGCGGCCGGCGGCCGCGCCGCCGCCGCTCGCTCGCGCGCACCCTGGCACCCCTGGGCGTCGCCGCCTGGGCGCTGCTGGAGCTGTGGCTGCTGATCGTGATCGGCTCCGAGATCGGCGTCCTGGGCGTCTTCGCGGTGCTCGTGGGCGGGCTGATCCTGGGCTCGGTCGTCATCAAGCGCGCGGGCAGGCGCGCCTGGCGGTCGCTCGCCGAGCAGGTGCAGCGGCAGCAGAGCGGTGCCGCGCCGGATCCGGAGGCGGACCGCGGGCGCGGCTCGGGTAACGGGCTGACGATGCTCGCCGGCCTGCTGATCATGGTCCCGGGCCTGGTCACGGACGCCGCGGGGCTGCTTCTGCTGCTGCCGCCGGTGCGCGGGCTGGTGCGTCGGCGGCTGACCCGGATGATCGAGCGGTCGGCCGCCGGGCAGGACCTGGGCCAGGCGTACACGCAGGCGCGTATCCACCGCCCGGACGGCAAGGTCGTCCAGGGCGAGGTGATACGGGAAGACGACGAGGACCGGCCGCCGGGGCGCTGA
- a CDS encoding polyprenol monophosphomannose synthase, protein MTDGVQGRYGPLGGILVIIPTYNEALNLESIVSRVREAVPDADVLVVDDNSPDGTGKLADELSADDAHVHVLHRAGKEGLGAAYLAGFGWGLERDYGVLVEMDADGSHRPEELPRLLTALKGADLVLGSRWVPGGRVVNWPRSREFISRGGSAYSRIWLGLRIRDVTGGYRAFRRETLEGIGLENIASQGYCFQVDLARRVADAGYHVVEVPITFVERERGDSKMSKDIFAEAAWRVPAWGVRSRLGRILGRRHT, encoded by the coding sequence GTGACAGACGGGGTTCAGGGGCGCTACGGCCCGCTGGGCGGCATCCTGGTGATCATCCCGACGTACAACGAGGCCCTGAACCTCGAGTCGATCGTCTCCAGGGTGCGGGAAGCGGTGCCAGACGCCGACGTCCTGGTCGTCGACGACAACAGCCCGGACGGCACCGGGAAGCTCGCCGACGAGCTGAGCGCCGACGACGCGCACGTCCACGTGCTGCACCGGGCGGGCAAGGAGGGCCTGGGCGCCGCCTACCTCGCCGGCTTCGGCTGGGGCCTTGAGCGGGACTACGGCGTGCTGGTCGAGATGGACGCCGACGGCTCGCACCGGCCGGAGGAACTGCCCCGGCTGCTCACCGCGCTCAAGGGCGCCGACCTGGTGCTCGGCTCCCGGTGGGTGCCCGGCGGCCGGGTCGTCAACTGGCCCAGGTCCCGGGAGTTCATCTCCCGCGGCGGCAGCGCGTACTCGCGGATCTGGCTCGGGCTGCGCATCCGGGATGTCACCGGGGGGTACCGCGCGTTCCGCCGGGAGACGCTGGAGGGCATCGGGCTGGAGAACATCGCCTCGCAGGGGTACTGCTTCCAGGTGGACCTGGCCCGGCGGGTGGCCGACGCCGGCTACCACGTCGTGGAGGTCCCGATCACCTTCGTCGAACGCGAGCGCGGCGACTCCAAGATGAGCAAGGACATCTTCGCCGAGGCGGCGTGGCGGGTACCGGCCTGGGGCGTACGGTCCCGGCTGGGGCGGATTCTCGGCCGCAGGCACACTTGA
- a CDS encoding amidohydrolase family protein, whose amino-acid sequence MTAESPSVRPADPAAARDRAGAARRTVLLRGGTVLSPADPFATAMVVEGDRVAWVGSEGAADGFADGGGVDEVVHLEGALVTPAFTDAHVHLTATGLALTGLDLSGATGLADALARIRAHAAARPADRVLIGQGYDETGWPEGRPPTRAELDEATGGRPLYLTRVDVHSAAVTTALLDLVPGIAGRDGYAGGEPLTRDAHHAVRRAAYAAMSPAQRAAAQGAALDRAAAVGIGSVHECAGPDISGEDDFAALLAMAAERPGPRVTGYWGEAVAGPEDARRLRELGAFGAAGDFCADGSLGSRTAHLTQPYADRPGHRGNGYLDAAAVAAHVTACTEAGLQAGFHAIGDAAVAAVVDGVRAAAERVGLDRVRALRHRVEHAEMLTPQTVAGFAELALTASVQPAFDAAWGGEEGMYARRLGTERARTLNPYAALLRAGVPLALGSDAPVTQLDPWRTVQAAAFHRTPEHRISARAAFTAHTRGGWRAVGRDDAGVLVPGAPADYAVWAAGDLVVQVPDERIANWSTDPRSGTPGLPDLTPGAELPVCLRTVVAGNTVHAGPIG is encoded by the coding sequence GTGACCGCCGAGAGCCCCTCCGTCCGCCCCGCCGACCCCGCCGCCGCGCGGGACCGTGCGGGTGCCGCGCGCCGCACCGTGCTGCTGCGCGGCGGCACCGTGCTCAGCCCCGCCGACCCGTTCGCCACCGCCATGGTCGTCGAGGGCGACCGGGTCGCCTGGGTGGGCTCCGAGGGCGCGGCCGACGGCTTCGCCGACGGCGGCGGCGTCGACGAGGTCGTCCACCTCGAAGGCGCCCTCGTCACGCCCGCGTTCACCGACGCGCACGTGCATCTGACCGCCACCGGCCTGGCGCTGACCGGCCTCGACCTGTCCGGCGCCACCGGGCTGGCCGACGCCCTCGCCCGGATCCGCGCACACGCCGCGGCCCGCCCCGCGGACCGGGTGCTGATCGGCCAGGGGTACGACGAGACCGGCTGGCCCGAGGGGCGCCCCCCGACCCGCGCCGAGCTGGACGAGGCCACCGGCGGCCGGCCGCTCTACCTCACCCGCGTCGACGTGCACTCCGCGGCCGTCACCACCGCCCTGCTCGATCTGGTGCCCGGCATCGCCGGCCGCGACGGCTACGCCGGCGGTGAGCCCCTGACCCGCGACGCCCACCACGCCGTACGCCGCGCCGCGTACGCCGCCATGTCGCCCGCGCAGCGCGCCGCCGCGCAGGGCGCCGCACTCGACCGGGCCGCGGCCGTCGGCATCGGCTCCGTCCACGAGTGTGCCGGGCCCGACATCAGCGGCGAGGACGACTTCGCCGCCCTCCTCGCGATGGCCGCCGAGCGGCCGGGGCCGCGGGTGACCGGCTACTGGGGCGAGGCCGTCGCCGGCCCCGAGGACGCCCGGCGCCTTCGCGAACTGGGTGCTTTCGGGGCGGCCGGGGACTTCTGCGCCGACGGCTCCCTCGGCTCCCGCACCGCCCACCTGACGCAGCCGTACGCCGACCGCCCCGGGCACCGCGGCAACGGCTACCTCGACGCCGCGGCCGTCGCCGCCCACGTCACCGCCTGCACCGAGGCGGGGCTCCAGGCGGGCTTCCACGCCATCGGGGACGCCGCCGTCGCCGCCGTGGTCGACGGCGTGCGGGCCGCGGCGGAGCGGGTCGGCCTGGACCGCGTACGGGCGCTGCGGCACCGCGTGGAGCACGCGGAGATGCTGACCCCGCAGACGGTCGCCGGGTTCGCGGAGCTGGCGCTCACGGCCTCCGTGCAGCCGGCGTTCGACGCCGCCTGGGGCGGCGAGGAGGGCATGTACGCGCGCCGGCTCGGGACGGAGCGGGCGCGGACCCTCAACCCGTACGCGGCCCTCCTGCGCGCCGGCGTGCCGCTCGCCCTCGGCTCCGACGCCCCGGTGACCCAGCTCGACCCCTGGCGGACCGTCCAGGCGGCCGCCTTCCACCGCACGCCGGAGCACCGCATCTCGGCCCGTGCCGCGTTCACCGCCCACACCCGCGGCGGCTGGCGGGCCGTCGGCCGCGACGACGCCGGCGTGCTCGTGCCCGGCGCGCCCGCCGACTACGCCGTCTGGGCGGCCGGCGACCTCGTCGTACAGGTGCCCGACGAGCGCATCGCGAACTGGTCGACCGACCCGCGCTCCGGCACCCCGGGTCTGCCCGACCTCACGCCCGGCGCCGAACTGCCCGTGTGCCTGCGTACCGTCGTGGCCGGAAACACCGTCCATGCGGGGCCGATCGGGTGA
- a CDS encoding Lrp/AsnC family transcriptional regulator, which produces MEELDRHIVELLVRDGRMSYTDLGKATGLSTSAVHQRVRRLEQRGVIRGYGAIVDPEAIGLPMTAFISVKPFDPSAPDDIADRLAEVPEIEACHSVAGEENYILKVRVAAPAELEDLLARIRSLAGVSTRTTVVLSTPYEARPPRF; this is translated from the coding sequence GTGGAGGAGTTGGACAGGCACATCGTGGAGCTGCTCGTCAGGGACGGGCGCATGAGCTATACGGATCTGGGCAAGGCCACCGGCCTGTCCACCTCGGCCGTGCACCAGCGGGTCCGGCGGCTGGAGCAGCGCGGCGTGATCCGCGGCTACGGTGCCATCGTCGACCCGGAGGCCATAGGACTGCCGATGACCGCGTTCATCTCGGTCAAGCCCTTCGACCCCAGCGCCCCCGACGACATCGCCGACCGGCTCGCCGAAGTCCCCGAGATCGAGGCGTGCCACAGCGTGGCGGGGGAGGAGAACTACATCCTCAAGGTGCGCGTAGCCGCCCCGGCGGAGCTGGAGGACCTGCTCGCCCGCATCCGCTCCCTCGCCGGTGTCTCCACCCGCACGACGGTCGTGCTCTCCACACCGTACGAAGCCAGGCCGCCGCGCTTCTGA
- a CDS encoding acyl-CoA dehydrogenase family protein — MAVRGPQPVERELPTEESRDLLALVRELVRREIAPVAAEEEEAGRFPRELFTTLSQSGLLALPYAAEYGGGEQPYAVYLQVLEELAAARLTVGLGTSVHTLASHAVAGYGTEGQRKEFLPAILGGGLLGAYCLSEPASGSDAAALTTRAVRDGDTWTLDGTKAWITHAGVADFYTVLARTGGPGPGGITAFLVPGDAPGLAAAPPERKMGMKGSPTGLVHFDGVRIPDARRIGEEGQGFAIALDALDSGRLGIAACAVGVAQGALDTAHGYALERQQFGRPVADFQGLRFMLADMATQIAAGRALYLAAARRRDAGLAFAQEAAMAKLFCTDAAMRVTTDAVQVLGGYGYTADFPAERYMREAKVLQIVEGTNQIQRVVVARHLLGAEADRG; from the coding sequence ATGGCCGTACGTGGTCCGCAGCCCGTGGAACGCGAGCTCCCCACCGAGGAGTCGCGCGACCTGCTGGCCCTCGTCCGCGAGCTGGTCCGGCGGGAGATCGCCCCGGTGGCGGCCGAGGAAGAGGAAGCGGGCCGCTTCCCCCGCGAGTTGTTCACCACCCTGTCGCAGTCGGGCCTGCTCGCACTGCCCTACGCGGCCGAGTACGGCGGCGGAGAGCAGCCGTACGCGGTCTATCTGCAGGTGCTGGAGGAACTCGCCGCCGCCCGGCTGACCGTCGGCCTCGGCACCTCCGTGCACACCCTCGCCAGCCACGCGGTCGCCGGCTACGGCACCGAGGGACAGCGCAAGGAGTTCCTTCCGGCCATCCTCGGCGGCGGCCTCCTCGGTGCGTACTGCCTCTCCGAGCCCGCCTCGGGCTCCGACGCCGCCGCCCTGACCACCCGGGCCGTACGCGACGGCGACACCTGGACCCTGGACGGCACCAAGGCGTGGATCACCCACGCGGGCGTCGCCGACTTCTACACCGTCCTCGCCCGCACCGGCGGCCCCGGCCCCGGCGGCATCACCGCCTTCCTCGTCCCCGGCGACGCCCCCGGGCTCGCCGCCGCGCCGCCGGAGAGGAAGATGGGCATGAAGGGCTCGCCCACCGGCCTGGTGCACTTCGACGGGGTACGGATCCCCGACGCGCGCCGCATCGGCGAGGAGGGGCAGGGCTTCGCCATCGCGCTCGACGCCCTCGACTCCGGCCGGCTGGGCATCGCGGCGTGCGCGGTCGGGGTGGCGCAGGGGGCACTGGACACGGCGCACGGATACGCCCTGGAGCGGCAGCAGTTCGGCCGGCCCGTCGCCGACTTCCAGGGGCTGCGCTTCATGCTCGCCGACATGGCGACGCAGATCGCGGCCGGGCGCGCGCTGTACCTCGCCGCCGCGCGGCGGCGCGACGCGGGCCTGGCCTTCGCCCAGGAGGCCGCCATGGCCAAGCTGTTCTGCACGGACGCGGCGATGCGGGTGACCACCGACGCGGTGCAGGTGCTCGGCGGCTACGGCTACACGGCGGACTTCCCCGCGGAGCGCTACATGCGCGAGGCGAAGGTGCTGCAGATCGTGGAGGGCACCAACCAGATCCAGCGCGTGGTCGTCGCGCGGCACCTGCTGGGCGCCGAGGCGGACCGGGGCTAG
- a CDS encoding TetR/AcrR family transcriptional regulator — translation MTHDEATGRPRPARTELPVIGGPPAERADAAQNRRRILAAAAAMVAERGPEALSMDEVAKTAGVGVGTVYRRFGDRAGLAYAVIDDREVQFQTAFLKGPPPLGPGAGAPERIRAFLHALVDRTEDQLGLLLVAEMDSADARFAEGSYELYQQHLALLLGRIRPEADVRWLADALLAPLAANLYGYQRRVGGMSVARVKAGYDELLAGLAPPGGSPGP, via the coding sequence GTGACACACGACGAGGCGACCGGCCGGCCACGCCCGGCCCGCACCGAGCTGCCCGTGATCGGCGGCCCGCCGGCGGAGCGCGCGGACGCCGCGCAGAACCGCCGCAGGATCCTCGCCGCCGCGGCCGCGATGGTCGCCGAGCGGGGTCCCGAGGCGCTGTCCATGGACGAGGTGGCCAAGACCGCGGGGGTCGGCGTCGGCACCGTCTACCGCCGCTTCGGCGACCGCGCGGGACTCGCGTACGCGGTCATCGACGACCGCGAGGTGCAGTTCCAGACGGCGTTCCTGAAAGGCCCGCCGCCGCTCGGACCGGGCGCCGGCGCGCCGGAGCGCATCCGCGCCTTCCTGCACGCCCTGGTCGACCGCACCGAGGACCAGCTCGGGCTGCTGCTCGTGGCCGAGATGGACTCCGCCGACGCCCGGTTCGCCGAGGGCTCGTACGAGCTGTACCAGCAGCATCTCGCGCTGCTCCTCGGCCGGATCCGGCCGGAGGCCGACGTGCGCTGGCTCGCCGACGCCCTGCTCGCGCCGCTGGCCGCCAACCTCTACGGCTACCAGCGCCGCGTCGGCGGCATGAGCGTCGCCCGCGTCAAGGCCGGCTACGACGAGCTGCTCGCCGGGCTGGCGCCCCCGGGCGGTTCCCCCGGCCCCTGA
- a CDS encoding SDR family oxidoreductase: protein MTSLAGRTALVTGGSRGIGAAIVRRLAEEGADVAMTYHRSPERAAEVIRAVEKAGRRGLAIPADAADPDAVVAAVDRAAEELGRLDILVNNAGIAPYGPLAEVRREDVDAALAIHVRATFLASQAAARHLGPGGRIISIGSSFAERVPIPGWTLYAASKSALTGLTRGLARDLGPRGVCVTVVHPGDTDTEMNPADSPDADAARAISALGRYGRPEDVAATVAHLAGPGGAQITGAAIAVDGGFAA, encoded by the coding sequence ATGACATCGCTTGCGGGCCGGACGGCCCTGGTCACCGGCGGCAGCCGCGGCATCGGCGCCGCGATCGTGCGGCGGCTCGCCGAGGAGGGTGCCGACGTGGCGATGACGTACCACCGCTCGCCCGAACGGGCGGCGGAGGTGATACGCGCCGTGGAGAAGGCCGGCCGGCGGGGCCTGGCCATCCCGGCCGACGCCGCCGACCCCGACGCCGTCGTCGCCGCGGTGGACCGCGCCGCGGAAGAGCTGGGCCGGCTGGACATCCTGGTGAACAACGCGGGCATCGCACCGTACGGGCCGCTGGCCGAGGTGCGCCGGGAGGACGTGGACGCGGCGCTCGCCATCCACGTCCGCGCTACCTTCCTCGCCTCCCAGGCCGCCGCCCGGCACCTCGGCCCCGGCGGGCGGATCATCAGCATCGGCAGCAGCTTCGCCGAGCGCGTGCCGATACCGGGCTGGACGCTCTACGCCGCCAGCAAGTCCGCGCTGACCGGCCTCACCCGCGGGCTCGCCCGCGACCTGGGCCCGCGGGGCGTCTGCGTCACCGTCGTCCACCCCGGCGACACCGACACGGAGATGAACCCCGCCGACTCGCCCGACGCCGACGCCGCCCGCGCCATCAGCGCGCTGGGCCGCTACGGCCGGCCCGAGGACGTCGCCGCCACCGTGGCCCACCTCGCCGGTCCCGGCGGCGCGCAGATCACCGGGGCGGCGATCGCCGTCGACGGCGGCTTCGCCGCGTAG
- a CDS encoding multidrug efflux SMR transporter, which translates to MPWIFLLIAAGLELVWATALKHSDGLTRLWPTTIGLVMAMVSVVVLTMALRSLPVGTAYAVWVGLGSLGVAAVGILAMGESASPARLACLGLILAGVIGLKFVEG; encoded by the coding sequence GTGCCCTGGATATTCCTGCTGATCGCCGCGGGCCTCGAACTCGTCTGGGCCACCGCCCTGAAGCACTCCGACGGCCTCACCCGCCTCTGGCCCACGACGATCGGGCTGGTGATGGCCATGGTGAGCGTCGTCGTGCTGACGATGGCGCTGCGCAGCCTGCCCGTGGGCACGGCGTACGCCGTCTGGGTCGGGCTGGGCTCGCTGGGGGTGGCCGCCGTGGGCATCCTCGCGATGGGCGAGAGCGCGTCGCCGGCGCGGCTGGCGTGCCTGGGGCTGATCCTCGCGGGCGTCATCGGCCTGAAGTTCGTCGAGGGCTGA
- a CDS encoding GNAT family N-acetyltransferase, with translation MTPSVPESAASAAARASGPEPRFRAAEAADAPAVAALHAASWRRHYRGAYADAFLDGDVVADRETVWAARLAGGRGEHGESGRLTYVCEADGAVVGFVHAVLDEHPRWGALVDNLHVAHGSQRRGIGARLMRLAAQGVAGAAPGSGLHLWVLEQNARAQSFYAALGGTRTERALVPPPGGDPSRLAGSPACLRYVWPAGAALFRG, from the coding sequence GTGACCCCGTCCGTGCCCGAATCCGCTGCGTCCGCGGCCGCCCGCGCCTCCGGCCCTGAGCCGCGCTTCCGCGCCGCGGAGGCGGCCGACGCGCCGGCCGTCGCCGCGCTGCACGCGGCCAGTTGGCGCCGCCACTACCGGGGCGCCTACGCCGACGCCTTCCTCGACGGCGACGTCGTCGCCGACCGCGAGACCGTCTGGGCCGCGCGCCTCGCGGGCGGGCGGGGTGAACACGGGGAGAGCGGGCGGCTGACGTACGTCTGCGAGGCCGACGGTGCGGTCGTGGGGTTCGTGCACGCCGTCCTGGACGAGCACCCCCGCTGGGGCGCGCTGGTGGACAACCTGCACGTCGCGCACGGCAGTCAGCGGCGCGGCATCGGCGCCCGGCTGATGCGGCTTGCCGCCCAAGGCGTCGCCGGGGCCGCGCCGGGGTCGGGGCTGCACCTGTGGGTGCTGGAGCAGAACGCGCGTGCGCAGTCCTTCTACGCCGCGCTCGGCGGTACCCGGACGGAGCGCGCCCTCGTCCCGCCGCCCGGTGGCGACCCTTCCCGGCTCGCCGGCTCCCCGGCCTGCCTGCGCTACGTCTGGCCGGCCGGCGCCGCGCTGTTCCGCGGCTGA
- a CDS encoding peptidase C39 family protein has protein sequence MPRSASRRTVLAAALAAAAAGAAPAASASALPAPVAPGGTAGRPPLGSSLVDYHGWASAPAWRRGSARGTKVVTGRRPGIVIGRPAGRTDYADPHTGTTASWEYATWTSPVHRLAPPATEVIASWNAATPAGTWLMVELRGTYNDGGRTPWYVMGRWASGDADIRRTTVDDQSDGRSSIWTDTFSVDDAASGLRLVDYQLRVTLYRKPGSDATPQVWRVGAMGSDVPDRFEVPASTPRLSRELAVPRYSQNIHVGRYPEYDNGGEAWCSPTSAQMIIEYWGRKPTAGDLEWVNPDFDDPQVCHAARFTYDYQYEGCGNWPFNTAYASTYRDMHGVVTRLGSLADAELLVAAGIPLITSQSFIEAELDGAGYGTSGHLMTVVGFTKDGDVVANDPASPDNPAVRHVYKRRQWENIWLRTKRYDAAGAVRSGTGGVCYVLWGSEITGAQRAALAAVGIR, from the coding sequence ATGCCCCGAAGTGCGTCACGGCGTACCGTGCTGGCTGCCGCCCTGGCAGCCGCAGCGGCCGGTGCCGCCCCGGCCGCGTCCGCCTCCGCGCTGCCCGCCCCCGTCGCCCCTGGCGGCACGGCCGGCCGGCCGCCGCTCGGCAGCTCCCTCGTCGACTACCACGGCTGGGCCTCCGCGCCGGCCTGGCGCCGCGGCAGCGCCCGCGGAACGAAGGTCGTCACCGGCCGCCGCCCCGGCATCGTGATCGGCCGGCCCGCGGGCCGTACCGACTACGCCGACCCGCACACCGGCACCACCGCCTCCTGGGAGTACGCCACCTGGACCTCCCCGGTCCACCGGCTCGCGCCGCCCGCCACCGAGGTCATCGCCTCCTGGAACGCCGCCACCCCGGCCGGCACGTGGCTGATGGTCGAGCTGCGCGGCACGTACAACGACGGGGGCCGCACGCCCTGGTACGTGATGGGCCGCTGGGCATCGGGCGACGCGGACATCCGCCGCACCACGGTCGACGACCAGTCGGACGGCAGGAGCAGCATCTGGACCGACACCTTCTCGGTCGACGACGCCGCGAGCGGACTGCGGCTGGTCGACTACCAGTTGCGGGTCACCCTCTACCGCAAGCCCGGCAGCGACGCGACGCCGCAGGTGTGGCGGGTCGGCGCGATGGGCTCCGACGTGCCGGACCGCTTCGAGGTCCCGGCGAGCACGCCGCGGCTCTCCCGCGAACTGGCCGTCCCGCGCTACTCGCAGAACATCCACGTAGGCCGCTACCCGGAGTACGACAACGGCGGCGAGGCCTGGTGCAGCCCCACCTCCGCGCAGATGATCATCGAGTACTGGGGCCGCAAGCCGACCGCCGGGGACCTGGAGTGGGTCAACCCCGACTTCGACGACCCGCAGGTCTGCCACGCCGCCCGCTTCACGTACGACTACCAGTACGAGGGCTGCGGCAACTGGCCGTTCAACACCGCCTACGCGAGCACGTACCGCGACATGCACGGCGTCGTCACCCGCCTCGGCTCGCTCGCCGACGCCGAACTGCTCGTGGCCGCCGGCATCCCGCTGATAACGTCCCAGTCCTTCATCGAGGCGGAGCTGGACGGTGCTGGTTACGGCACCTCGGGCCACCTGATGACCGTCGTCGGCTTCACCAAGGACGGCGACGTCGTCGCCAACGACCCGGCCTCGCCGGACAACCCGGCGGTGCGGCACGTCTACAAGCGCCGCCAGTGGGAGAACATCTGGCTGCGCACGAAGCGCTACGACGCCGCGGGCGCGGTCCGCTCCGGCACCGGCGGCGTCTGCTACGTGCTCTGGGGCAGCGAGATCACCGGCGCCCAGCGCGCGGCCCTGGCCGCCGTCGGCATCCGCTGA